The DNA region TGAAGCACATCAACACGGTCGACGCGGTCAAGGACATGGACCGCATCCGCGCCGCCCTCGGCGCGAAGAAGATCAACTACTTCGGCTACTCGTACGGCACCTACCTCGGCGCCGTCTACGGCAAGCTCTTCCCGGACCGGGTGCGCCGCGCGGTGCTCGACAGCATCGTCAACCCCGACGGCGTCTGGTACGAGGACAACATCGACCAGGACTACGCCTTCGACGGGCGCCAGAAGGCGTTCGCGGCGTGGGTCGCCAAGCACGACGCCGACTACAAGCTCGGCAAGGACCCGGCCGCCGTCGAGGAGGCCTGGTACAAGATGCGCGCCGCCGTGGCGAAGAAGCCCGCGGGCGGCAAGGTCGGCGCCTCCGAACTCGAGGACACCTTCATCCCCGGCGGCTACTTCAACGGCTACTGGCCCGATCTGGCCGCCGCCTTCGCAGCGTTCGTCAACGACAAGGACACCGCTCCGCTCGTCGACGCGTTCGAGGCGATGGGCGCCGTCGACGCCGAGGGCGACAACGGCTACAGCATCTACACCTCGGTGCAGTGCCGTGACGTGGCCTGGCCGCGCGACTGGGACACCTGGCACCGCGACACCGAGAAGGTGTACAAGAAGGCACCCTTCATGGCCTGGAACAACGCCTGGTACAACGCTCCTTGCGCGTTCTGGCCGGTCGGGTCCCAGAAGCCGGTGGACGTCGCCAACAAGAAGCTTCCGCCGGTGCTGCTCTTCCAGGCCACCGACGACGCCGCCACTCCGTACGAGGGCGGCATCGTGATGCACCGCAAGCTGCGTGATTCGAGCCTCGTCGTGGAAGAGGGCGGCGGCAACCACGGCATCACGCTGAGCGGCAGCAAGTGCCTGGACGGCCACCTCGCCGACTACCTCGCCACGGGCAAGGTGCCGAAGGCGAAGGGCGGCGGTGACGCCGACGCCACCTGCAAGGCGCTGCCCGAACCGAAGCCGCTGAGCCCGGAGGACGCCAAGTCGGCCGTGCCCGCGCCGTACGGCTCGGACAGCACCGCCGACGGCGGCGCCCTGCTGCACCACCTGCTCGGCGACCGCTGAGAACAGACGGCCGGGGGCCGGTCGCGGTGCGCACCCACGGATGCCGCCGCGGCGGTCCCGGCCGTGCCTTCGGGCATCTGAAGTACGGGCGGACGGCGGGCGGTTGAGGCCCGCCGCCCGCCCGGGCCTACGGTACGGATGTGAATCACCTCGCCGAGTCGATGAGCCTGCTGCGCCCTCCGTACGAGCTGCGCAAGCACCAGCGGGACGCGCTGGAACGGCTGGCGAGAGCGATGGGCGGCGACCGTGCGGCGGAGAGCGGGGTCGCCATGCGGCGGCTCGTCCGATGGCACCGGCGGCACGCACGTCGCCCACCGGCAGGGCACCCACTCGCACGGCACCCGCCCGGACGCCTCCCACCCGTACGTCTCCCAGAGAGGCGCGGAACGCCGTCAGGCCCGCGCCTGGGTGGTGTTGCCACCCGGCATGGGAAAGACGCTGACCGGGCTGGAGGCCGCGCGGAGACTCGGCGACCCGGTCGTCGTCCTCACCCCCAACACGGCGATCCAGGGACAGTGGCTGCGCGAGTGGGAGGCGTTCGTCCCGGGTGACGAGGGGGAAGGGGCGGTCTCCTCTGGCGCCGACGGGGCGAGCGGGCGGGCCTCCCACGCGAGTGCCTCCCCGGCGGGCGCCTTCCCTGCGAGCGACGCCCACGTGCCCGCGAGCACGGACCGCGCCCTCGACTCCCCCGTCACCGTGCTCACTTACCAGTCCCTCGCCTCCTTCGACCCCGACACCGAGGTCGACGAGGAGGGCAGTGAGCACAGCCCCGGCCGTGCCGCGCCTCCGCGCACGGCGGCAGCGGGCGCGGCAGCAGGAGGGGCAGCGGACGGGGCAGCAGGCGCGACGGCAGGCAGACGGAGGCATCTGCACAGGCTCCGCCCGCAGGGCAGGGAACTCGTCGAAGCGCTGCGCCGCACCGGGAAGTTCACGCTTCTCCTCGACGAGTGCCACCATCTCCTCGACACCTGGGGCGAGTTGCTCGCCGAACTCCTGGACGAGATTCCCGACGCCACCGTCATCGGCCTCACCGCCACACCCCCGGACCGGCTCTCGCCCGCCCAGGCCGAGCTGGTCGCCGAGCTCTTCGGCCCGGCAGTGCAGGGCCCGTCGATCCCCGCAGCCGTACGGGAGGGACACCTCGCCCCGTACGCCGAGCTGTGCTGGCTGACCTCCCCCACACCCGTGGAGACCGACTGGCTCTCCGGTGAGGCGGAGCGGTTCAGGGAGCTGACGACCGGCCTGCTCGACCCGGAGTTCACCGCCTCACGTCCCTTTCTCGGCTGGCTCGACGAGCGCTTCGTGAACCGCGCGGGCCCGGACGGGACACGTCTGCCCTGGTCGAAGCTGGCCCGCGACCGTCCCGAACTCGCCGCCGCGGCCCTGCGGTTCCACCACAGCGGGCTGCTCGCCCTGCCCGACGGTGCACGCCCGCGCGAGGAGCACCGCCGCGCGCCCGGCGCCGACGACTGGGTGACGCTGCTCGACGACTGGGTACGTCACTGTCTGCGCCGCAGCGGTTCGCCCCGCGACGCCGAGGTGCTGGAGACGCTGAGAGCCGCCCTGCCGTCCGTGGGCCACCAGCTCACGGCACGAGGCATCCGCGCGGGACGCTCCCCGGTGGACCGGGTGCTGGCGCGCAGCGCCGCCAAGCCCCTTGCGGTACGGGAGATCCTCGCGGCGGAGGACGCGGCACTCGGCGAAGAGCTGCGCGCGGTCGTCGTCTGCGACCACGAGCGCGCGACGGCGACCTTGCCCGGACGGCTGACGGGCGTGCTGGAAGCGCAGGCCGGATCGGCGGTCCTGGTGCTGGAGGAGCTGGTCGGCGATCCCCGTACGGCCGCGCTGGACCCGGTACTGGTGACGGGCCGCACGGTGGCCGCGTCACGGGA from Streptomyces marispadix includes:
- a CDS encoding alpha/beta hydrolase — translated: MKRRVIAVYGGAAVVLAGLITAIPVAANAGATDDGGTSKTAAGKLRWKDCATEDYPDLQCSTVSVPLDHSKPDGKKIKIALSRVQHTADKSQGPLLVNPGGPGGSGLTLAGFVAKSLPKKVASQYDVIGFDPRGVGKSEPALDCKPGHFDPVRPDTVPTSKKDELANVKRAKDFAAACGKKHGDLLKHINTVDAVKDMDRIRAALGAKKINYFGYSYGTYLGAVYGKLFPDRVRRAVLDSIVNPDGVWYEDNIDQDYAFDGRQKAFAAWVAKHDADYKLGKDPAAVEEAWYKMRAAVAKKPAGGKVGASELEDTFIPGGYFNGYWPDLAAAFAAFVNDKDTAPLVDAFEAMGAVDAEGDNGYSIYTSVQCRDVAWPRDWDTWHRDTEKVYKKAPFMAWNNAWYNAPCAFWPVGSQKPVDVANKKLPPVLLFQATDDAATPYEGGIVMHRKLRDSSLVVEEGGGNHGITLSGSKCLDGHLADYLATGKVPKAKGGGDADATCKALPEPKPLSPEDAKSAVPAPYGSDSTADGGALLHHLLGDR
- a CDS encoding DEAD/DEAH box helicase family protein; this translates as MRRRAGSPCGGSSDGTGGTHVAHRQGTHSHGTRPDASHPYVSQRGAERRQARAWVVLPPGMGKTLTGLEAARRLGDPVVVLTPNTAIQGQWLREWEAFVPGDEGEGAVSSGADGASGRASHASASPAGAFPASDAHVPASTDRALDSPVTVLTYQSLASFDPDTEVDEEGSEHSPGRAAPPRTAAAGAAAGGAADGAAGATAGRRRHLHRLRPQGRELVEALRRTGKFTLLLDECHHLLDTWGELLAELLDEIPDATVIGLTATPPDRLSPAQAELVAELFGPAVQGPSIPAAVREGHLAPYAELCWLTSPTPVETDWLSGEAERFRELTTGLLDPEFTASRPFLGWLDERFVNRAGPDGTRLPWSKLARDRPELAAAALRFHHSGLLALPDGARPREEHRRAPGADDWVTLLDDWVRHCLRRSGSPRDAEVLETLRAALPSVGHQLTARGIRAGRSPVDRVLARSAAKPLAVREILAAEDAALGEELRAVVVCDHERATATLPGRLTGVLEAQAGSAVLVLEELVGDPRTAALDPVLVTGRTVAASRETAERLLAYCRAAGPPVSQLELGIEPLRAGDEAGHEAGDQAGHGDGAGRREDDERDRGAGTGGGVGAGTAVRVVGPPGWNSRTWVALVTRFFERGGSRVLIGTRGMLGEGWDARRVNTLIDLTEATTPTAVVQTRGRALRLDPEHPLKVANTWSVVCVAEAHPRGDRDWGRFVRKHDGYLGLTDAGEVMVGVPHVHPELSPYAPPPAREFDRFNAAMLQRAAARDEVRERWRIGEPYADELIHTVRVTVPRTTAVGAAAVDLSAGPSPSAVRVPSAVPAACGIHPVRQRSGAARSHTAVTAAALTGGTLATAAPVAAALPWPTVTAAGGLVACAAYAMGRTAVVRRRLEAVAEAPALLHIAWATADALFNSRLVPRGSEGVSFAPDETGAYRVELDGVPREASALFADALDEVISPLAYPRYVIPRHILPAPTAGAAFRALCRRPAANAVVHHAVPASLGENRRLARIFAAAWNTYVSTGTPLYTRSPEGAGVLAAQAGGSPLEVTTAMRMTWQ